In Oncorhynchus masou masou isolate Uvic2021 unplaced genomic scaffold, UVic_Omas_1.1 unplaced_scaffold_13091, whole genome shotgun sequence, the DNA window TTCTTTTGACTCAACAATTTGAAAGAACCTGAGTCAGTAAAAAGGGCCGAACTTCCTGTCACTAGTTTTCATTGGATGGCCACATAAGAGCACTCGAAACCACTTATCGAACTTAAGTCTTTTGTTAAAAACGCACCCTGAAAAAACACTGGTGCGGACACTTTGGCCATAATTCACAGGTGCCACGACGTCGTTGAGGAAGCTCTGAGAAATGTCCTCCCCCAACATGGCCGCCTCCAGGATCTGATTGGCTAGTGTGAGGAAACCGTCACCACCCATTGCATGCAGGAGCTTCTCCACACTGGTGAAGGAGTAGCTGAACTGCTGGTAGATTCTGTAAAACAAGAATCAAAACATCACCTACCTACAATTAGCATTCTCTCATTAATAACATGTTTATTTCATACTAAAGGTTTTGACTGCTGTACTGTAAATAGACAGGTAGCAGAAACTAAAGTC includes these proteins:
- the LOC135530272 gene encoding prenylcysteine oxidase 1-like; protein product: MSHGKELTFEESDWFIVNFLHLLQQYRFNLLLMQMWVDSVPDKFMRIYQQFSYSFTSVEKLLHAMGGDGFLTLANQILEAAMLGEDISQSFLNDVVAPVNYGQSVRTSVFSGCVFNKRLKFDKWFRVLLCGHPMKTSDRKFGPFY